A segment of the Sulfurovum indicum genome:
TCCTTGATCGCTTTTTGCATCTTGACAAGTCCGGAGTGAAGTTCGTTACCAAGAAGCTCACCTATGGCTCTAATTCTTCTGTTACCAAGGTGATCTCTGTCATCAATATGCCCCTGGCCATTCTTTACTTTGATCAGGTACTTTACTGTATGAATAAGATCTTCTGCGGTAAGTACAGTTGCATACTCCGGAATATCCAAACCAAGCTTATGGTTCATCTTCATACGACCAACTTTGGTAAGATCATATCTTTCAGGATCGAAGAAGAGCTGCTGCAAAAATGCTTTTGCAGCTTCTGGTGTAACAGGCTCTCCCGGTCTCATCACTTTATAGATACGGATCGCGGAAAGCACATTCTCGTCATCTATCTCTTCAGTCTGCTTCAGAAGTCTGAGACTCTCATTGTCTGCGATGAATGCATTAATGATAGATCTGTCCGTACCCTCTGCAAGATCATTGATGATCTCGATACTTTCAATACCCTGCTCGATCATCTTTTTAAGCTTTGCCTCATCCAGCGGTGTCACCACATCATAAAGTACTTCACCGCTCTCCTGATCGATCACTGCTGTCGCAAGGTGTCTCTCCATCAACGTTTCAAGCGGGTATTCGATCCACTCCAAGCCCTCTTCAATAAGTTTTTGTGCTTTTTTCTTCGTCAAGCGTTTCCCGGCAGAAACAACAGTGTTCCCATTCATATCTTTTACATCATGATCTGCCCTTCCGCCAAAGTCATTCGGATCGAATTTCACGAGGAATCTGTTATCTTTGACAACTATCTCTTTTGTTGGATAGAAAAGTTTGACAATATCCTCTTTGGAATAATCCAAAGCTCTAAAGAGTATCGTAACAGGAATCTTTCGTCTTTTGTTGATACGCGCATAAAGAATATCTTTTGCATCATATTCAAAATACAACCATGAACCACGGTCAGGAATAATCTGTGCCGAATAGAGAAGACTGCTTCCTGCAGTTGTACCCTCTTCCTCCTTGAAGATAACACCGGGACTTCTGTGAAGCTGGTTAACTATAACTCTCTCAACACCATTAACGACAAAGGAGGTTCTGTCTGTCATCAAAGGGATATCACGAACAAATACTGCCTGCTGCTTGATCTCTTTTGGATCAAGTTTCTCTCCTGTCTTCTCATCTCTGTTCCAGATGATCAGTTCAATATTCATCTTGAGTGAAACAGAGTAGGTAAGTCCTCTCTCCATACACTCTCTGACAGTATATTTCGGCTTAATGATCTCTGAGTTTTTATAGGTAAGTGTCAGTCTGTTCTGCTGATCGTGAATCGGAAAAGCTGATCTGAAAACTTTTTCCAAAGTAGAGTTTTTTCTATCTTTTTCACCGAGCATCAAAAAATTTTCATAACTTTTTTGTTGAAGTTGGAGCAGGTTGGGAATCTCTATCTCTCTGGGGGTTTTTGAAAAATCGACGCGAAGTCTATTACCAGAATGCAAAGAATTTAACATGTTTATCCTTATGGTAGTTGGTTGGTATGTATGTTTGTTTAGACGTCTATATGAACTCGTATAAAGGTTCATGTGTTTAGATACACAAAGAAACTATTAGAGGAGGGTATGAAATGTCTCCGAATAGTTTATCACTGTACCTAAGGTAGTGGGTATCGCTGGACTCAGGCAGATGCCTGAAGTCCTCTTAAATAACCGTAATTATTTAAGCTCACAAGAAGCACCAGCTTCTTCGATTTGTTTTTTAAGCTCTTCAGCTTCTTCTTTAGAAACACCCTCTTTAAGTACAGATGGAGTCTCTTCAACAGCAGCTTTCGCTTCTTTAAGTCCAAGACCTGTGATCGCTCTTACAACTTTAATTGTGTTGATCTTCTTCGCACCAGCGTCTGTAAGAACAACGTTGAACTCTGTCTGCTCTTCAGCAGCTTCAGCAGCACCACCGGCAGCACCAGCTGCAACTACTGTAGCTTGTGCAGTTACACCAAATTTTTCTTCAAATTCTTTTACAAGCTCAGAAAGCTCAAGTACTGAAAGGTTAGAAATAAATTCTAATACATCTTCTTTTGTTGTTGCCATAGTTAATCCTTTTATGAACATTTTTCAAATTTATCAAGAGTTTCCTCCTGCCAAAAGAGAGCCTGTGGCTCTCACCACACATTAAGCCTCTTCTGCTTCTTTTTTATCAGCAAGCGCTTTCAAGCCGATAGTAAAGTTCTGAACCGGTGCATTCCATACATTGAGAAGCATACCGATAAGTTCATCTCTAGTTGGAAGTTTAGCCATCGCATTGATGGTTTCCATAGAGGCAACTTTACCTTCGATCAAACCAGTTTTGATCGCAAAGCTCCCTTTGAACTGAGTAGCAGCTTTGTCAGCGATCTTACAAGGCAATACTTGTGTATCACCCCAGATTACAAGGTTAGTGTCTTTAAAATCAACGGCTTCACAACCGGCATTTTCCAATGCGATTGCAGCAAGCTTGTTTTTAATGACCTTGACTTTTGTATCTTCTTCACGAGCCATATTACGTACAGTCTCGAGAGCTTCAACAGTCATCCCTTTATAATCACAGACGATGATCGCACCAGCATCTTTGAATTCTGCTGTCATCTCTGCAACCAGCTCTTCTTTTCTAGTTCTTGTCATTTCTACTCCTTCCGACCTTCTAACAGGGTGTATGGTTTACCATACACATCTACCTTTTCAGATAGATTAATTAAGCTTTCGCCCCCGTTATCTTCAGTCTAAGATCAAGACCTAAGTCTTCAGCCGTACAAGCAAAGCTTGGACCGATGAAAATTTATGATCTACAGAGGTGAAATCCCTCTGCTTCAAAATGTGACTCTTCACATAAGCCGTCCGTTTAGGACGACAATAGATATTTATTTGATGTCCATTACTTCTGCAGTATCCAAAGTAACAGATGGGCTCATTGTCAATGATACCGCTGCATTGGTAATATATCTTCCTTTAGCGGAAGCAGGTTTTGCTTTATTGATCGCCTCAATAAATGTATTGAAATTCTCTCTGATCTTTTCAATATCAAAAGAGACTTTACCGATACCTGCATGGATGTTACCTTTTTTGTCAACTCTAAAGTTCACCTGTCCGCCTTTTGCATTTTCAACGGCTTTGGTCACATCCATCGTTACTGTACCTGTTTTAGGATTTGGCATTAAACCTTTTGGGCCAAGTACTCTTGCTACTTTTCCAAGTACACCCATCATGTCAGGCGTAGAGATCACGATATCAAAATCGATCTTCCCTGCCTGAATCTGCTCGATAAGCTCGTCAGAACCTACAAGATCTGCACCTGCCGCTTTTGCTTCATCAGCTTTAGCATCTTTTGCGAATACAGCTACTCTTACTGTTTTACCCGTTCCATGAGGAAGGACAACGGACCCTCTTACCATTTGATCTGCATGTCTTGGGTCAACATTCAAGTTAAGTGCTACTTCAACAGTTTCGTCGAATTTTGCCGACTTGAGCTCTTTAAGTGTAGCCATTGCTTCATCTACACTGTACTCTTTTGTTGCATCTACTTTTTTAAGTAGTGCTTCTCTTCTTTTACTTACTTTTTTTGCCATTGTTTTCTCCGCTTCATTGCTCCCACATTTTTTAAATCATGTGGTTCAGATTTTATATTTAATGTTTCAACGTAGACTTAGTCTACAATCTCAATACCCATACTTCTACAGCTTCCCGCAAGAATTCTCGCAGCCGCTTCTCTGTCAGTTGTATTAAGGTCAGCGATCTTTTGGTCAATGATCTCTTCGAGTTTCGCTTTAGTGATAGATCCTACTTTGTTCAAAAGTGGGTTATCAGTACCTTTTTTCACACCTGCTGCCTTAAGAATAAGATCTGAAGCCGGTGGCTGTTTTGTTTCAAACGTAAAGCTTCTGTCTGTATACACTGTAACGATTACAGGAATCTTGAATCCCATTTTATCTTTAGTCTTCTCGTTGAATGCTTTACAAAACTCCATAATGTTAACACCACGCTGACCAAGTGCAGGTCCGACTGGCGGTGATGGGTTAGCAGATCCGGCTGGGATCATCATTTTAAACTTTTCAGCTATCTTTTTTGCCATCTGTTCTTCCTTTGTTTGATTTGACCGTCAACGGTCTTATATGATTTTCTCTACTTGTGTGTAGAGGATTTCAACTGGTGTGTTTCTACCAAAGATCGAAACATTTAACTTCAACTTTCCATGGTCAAGATCATACTCTTCTACCATTCCTGTAAAGTTTGCAAACGGTCCGTCAATAATACGTACCATTTCACCTGCCTCGAAATCGACTTTTGGACGTGGAGCCGATTTCTGCTCCATTTTGTCCAGAATCACTTTGATATCCGCTTCAGTAAGAGGGGTTGGTGTCTTTTGTTCACCGATAAATCTAGATACTCTTGGCAGAGACTGTATCTTGTGCCAAAGATTAGTATCCAGGTCTATCTGTGCAAATACGTAACCTGAATAAAGTGTTCTCTCTGTGATCTTCTTTTCGCCATTTTTAACCTCGATGACCTCTTCGGTAGGGACAACGATTCTTTCAACTTTATCTTCAATACCATAGTCCGCGGCTAACTGCTCGATGGCTCTTTTAACTGCCTGCTCACTTCCCGCATATGTTTGAATTGCATACCATTGATAAGCCATTGTTTATCCTATAAAACTGTAGATACGATGGATGACATCATCAGGTCAACCAATGCTAAAAATATTGAAATGACAGTTACTACGAGAACAACTGCTAAAAATGCTTGTCTTACTTGTACTTTGGTTGGAAATATTACTTTATGGAGCTCTGCTCTTGCATGTGCAATGAATGTTGAAATTTTTTCCATAGTATGTTACCTTTGTTATGGCAGGCCAAGAGGGACTCGAACCCCCGGCACCTGGTTTTGGAGACCAGTGCTCTACCAACTGAGCTATTGGCCTAAAGAGAGAGAAGAAACTTTACAGCTTCATCTCTTTATGCACAGTGTGCTCTTTGCACCACTTACAATACTTCTTTAGTGCAAGTTTTTCTGTTGTTGTTTTTTTATTTTTAGTTGTGTGATAGTTACGTCTAGTACACTTCTCACATCCTAAATGAACGGTTTCTCTCATGGTTATCTCCTAATAGATAAGACAGTGCAAGAGGCAGGCCTCTCGCAAAGGTGTCTTAAGCGATGATCTTAGAAACAACACCAGCACCAACAGTTCTACCACCCTCACGGATAGCGAATCTTGTACCTTCTTCAAGTGCGATTGGTGCGATAAGCTCAACATCGATTTTTACGTTGTCACCTGGCATAACCATTTCAGTACCTTCCTGAAGTTGAACTGAACCAGTTACGTCTGTTGTACGTACATAGAACTGAGGTCTATAGTTGTTAAAGAATGGAGTGTGTCTACCACCTTCTTCTTTAGTAAGTACATATACTTCAGCTTCGAACTTAGTGTGTGGAGTGATTGAACCCGGCTTACAAAGAACCATACCTCTTTGTACTTCTTCTTTACCGATACCACGGATAAGAACACCACAGTTGTCACCAGCTTGACCACAATCCATTTCCTTACGGAACATTTCAACACCAGTTACAGTTGTTTTAAGTGTGTCTTTAAGGCCAACGATCTCAACTTCATCACCAACACATACTTGTCCTCTGTCAACTTTACCAGTTACAACAGTACCACGTCCTTGAATTGTAAAGATATCTTCGATTGGCATCAAGAAGTCTTTGTCAGTCTCACGTACAGGCTCAGGAATGTATGTATCAACAGCTTCCATCAATGCAAGGATCTTCTCAGACCATGGCCCGATGTTACCAGCTTTTGCTTCTTCAAGTGCTTGGAATGCAGAACCTGCGATGATTGGAGTATCGTCACCTGGGAAGTCATACTCAGAAAGAAGTTCACGTACTTCCATCTCTACCAGTTCGAGCATCTCTTCTTTGTCTTCATCATCAAGTTGATCTTCTTTATTCAGGAATACAACGATATATGGAACACCTACCTGCTTGGAAAGAAGAATGTGCTCTCTAGTTTGAGCCATTGGTCCATCAGTAGCAGCAATAACAAGAATAGCACCATCCATTTGAGCAGCACCGGTAATCATGTTTTTAACGTAGTCAGCGTGACCTGGACAGTCTACGTGTGCGTAGTGTCTTGTATCAGTTTCGTACTCTACGTGAGAAGTTGCGATCGTAATCCCTCTTTCTCTCTCTTCCGGAGCGTTATCGATCTGATCATAGTCCATAAGAGCAGTGTCGTTTTTAGTTGCAAGTACCGCTGTAATTGCAGCAGTCAAAGTAGTTTTACCGTGGTCAACGTGACCGATAGTACCGATGTTAACATGCGGTTTCGTTCGTTCGAATTTTTCTTTAGCCATGCTTTTCTCCTAGCTTAAATTGATGTTTTAAAGGCAATATTATAGCCAAAACTTCTTAACCTATATGGACAGAACTATTACAAGGCTGTAATACTTTTGTCCATACAAATCCTGGAGCCCATAGTGAGACTTGAACTCACGACCTCTTCCTTACCAAGGAAGTGCTCTACCCCTGAGCCATATGGGCAAAAATTATCAGTTAAACACAGAATATCTCTATTGACAGATTTATTCATGACTGTATGGTATTTGGAAAGCTTTGTATGTGAAGTAATTTCTGTTAAGTACATAATTCACACAGCTCCCAGTTTATGGAGCGGGAAACGAGACTCGAACTCGCGACCCTCAGCTTGGAAGGCTGACGCTCTAGCCAACTGAGCTATTCCCGCGTCTTTATATGTGACTTAACATGGTGGTGAGTGAAGGATTCGAACCTTCGAAGACATAGTCAGCAGATTTACAGTCTGCCCTCGTTGGCCACTTGAGTAACTCACCACGTAGATGTTTGTCGTATTACTGGTCAAACACTGATAATTATATTATGGAGCTGGTGAAGGGACTCGAACCCCCGACCTGCTGATTACAAATCAGCTGCTCTACCAGCTGAGCTACACCAGCACCATTTCACATTAAAAGTAGTTACACTTAAAATGGACGGGAATTATAGACAAAAAGTTTTCAAATGTCAAGTGTTTTTTTAAAAAAAATCAAAAAATCTCTTTTTTTATCAACTTCATACTACAATGCAGTCAAAAAATGCCAAGGAACTCACAACATGAAGATACTTCTTGCCCCCAGTGAAACCAAAAAAAGCGGAGGGGAAGCGCCTTTCAGACTTGAAGCCCTTCTCTTTGATGCACTGCTTCCCTATCGGACCAGACTTCTGCATACCTATATGAACATCCTGCAAAAAAAAGATATGGCAGAGCTAAGTGCTATGTTTGGGCTCAAAAAAGAGGCAGATATCAAAATGCATATTAAAGATATAATACATGAGCCTGCAATGAAAGCCATAGAACGTTATACCGGAGTTGCTTTCGATCATCTCAACTATCCGTCTTTGTCTCCTGAGGCACAAAACTATGTGGATGAACATGTCATCCTCTGCTCAAATCTTTTTGGCTTTCTGCGTGCGGACGACATGATCCCGGAATACCGTCTCAAACAGGGAGCATCGGTAAGCGATATCAAAGTAGAGAAATACTACCAGGAGCATGGTGCAGCACTGATGGAGGCCTATCTTAAAGACGAAGAGATCCTTGATCTGCGTGCGGGATTTTACGACAAGTTCTACAAACCGACCAAGCCCTACACTACCCTCAAGTTCATCAAGGAGGGAAAAGTGGTCAGCCACTGGGCAAAAGCGTATCGCGGTATTGTTTTAAGAGAAGTTGCGACAGCAGGTATCGAAACGATCAATGATTTTATGAAGCTGCCTCTTGAAGGTCTTTCTATCGCAGAGATACAGACAAAGAAAAACAGAACCGAGATCATTTATGATATCGAACTATAAATGAAACTGCCCAATGAAAAGACTCTTTACAGGACCATGCTCTTTTTGCTCTTTGGTGCTGTATTGTTTGGCATACTTTTTAACACAAAATATTGAAGGATAAAAATGAAAGAGAACCTGTTTGAAATGGGTGCCGATATTGGAGACGGTTGGTCGTCGGACAATAAAGAAAAAACTGTTACTAAAAAAAAGGTAGAGATCAAACCTCCCCAAAAGCATCAACTCTATCTTGCCAAAGAGAAGCGCAGGGGAAAGATCGTAACCATCGTCAAACCCTTCCACCTTGCCAGGCAGGAGCTTAAGGCACTACTTAAAACACTCAAGAAGAAACTCGGTACGGGAGGAACGCTTAAGGAGGAGAGCCTTGAGTTTCAGGGAGACATCCCCGACAAACTCCGTACAACCCTGGAAGAGATGCACTACCGCTTCAGAGTCTAAAGCTTTTTATCGGGCCGCTGATCATCCGGAAGCTTACACAGATCTGCTTCATCAAACATCTCGACTTTGGGAATGGCTATAGCGATCAAGGCAAGCACAATACCAAAAATCAGC
Coding sequences within it:
- the rplL gene encoding 50S ribosomal protein L7/L12, with product MATTKEDVLEFISNLSVLELSELVKEFEEKFGVTAQATVVAAGAAGGAAEAAEEQTEFNVVLTDAGAKKINTIKVVRAITGLGLKEAKAAVEETPSVLKEGVSKEEAEELKKQIEEAGASCELK
- the rplJ gene encoding 50S ribosomal protein L10, which codes for MTRTRKEELVAEMTAEFKDAGAIIVCDYKGMTVEALETVRNMAREEDTKVKVIKNKLAAIALENAGCEAVDFKDTNLVIWGDTQVLPCKIADKAATQFKGSFAIKTGLIEGKVASMETINAMAKLPTRDELIGMLLNVWNAPVQNFTIGLKALADKKEAEEA
- the rplA gene encoding 50S ribosomal protein L1, which produces MAKKVSKRREALLKKVDATKEYSVDEAMATLKELKSAKFDETVEVALNLNVDPRHADQMVRGSVVLPHGTGKTVRVAVFAKDAKADEAKAAGADLVGSDELIEQIQAGKIDFDIVISTPDMMGVLGKVARVLGPKGLMPNPKTGTVTMDVTKAVENAKGGQVNFRVDKKGNIHAGIGKVSFDIEKIRENFNTFIEAINKAKPASAKGRYITNAAVSLTMSPSVTLDTAEVMDIK
- the rplK gene encoding 50S ribosomal protein L11 — encoded protein: MAKKIAEKFKMMIPAGSANPSPPVGPALGQRGVNIMEFCKAFNEKTKDKMGFKIPVIVTVYTDRSFTFETKQPPASDLILKAAGVKKGTDNPLLNKVGSITKAKLEEIIDQKIADLNTTDREAAARILAGSCRSMGIEIVD
- the nusG gene encoding transcription termination/antitermination protein NusG, producing the protein MAYQWYAIQTYAGSEQAVKRAIEQLAADYGIEDKVERIVVPTEEVIEVKNGEKKITERTLYSGYVFAQIDLDTNLWHKIQSLPRVSRFIGEQKTPTPLTEADIKVILDKMEQKSAPRPKVDFEAGEMVRIIDGPFANFTGMVEEYDLDHGKLKLNVSIFGRNTPVEILYTQVEKII
- the secE gene encoding preprotein translocase subunit SecE, whose translation is MEKISTFIAHARAELHKVIFPTKVQVRQAFLAVVLVVTVISIFLALVDLMMSSIVSTVL
- the rpmG gene encoding 50S ribosomal protein L33, producing the protein MRETVHLGCEKCTRRNYHTTKNKKTTTEKLALKKYCKWCKEHTVHKEMKL
- the tuf gene encoding elongation factor Tu; its protein translation is MAKEKFERTKPHVNIGTIGHVDHGKTTLTAAITAVLATKNDTALMDYDQIDNAPEERERGITIATSHVEYETDTRHYAHVDCPGHADYVKNMITGAAQMDGAILVIAATDGPMAQTREHILLSKQVGVPYIVVFLNKEDQLDDEDKEEMLELVEMEVRELLSEYDFPGDDTPIIAGSAFQALEEAKAGNIGPWSEKILALMEAVDTYIPEPVRETDKDFLMPIEDIFTIQGRGTVVTGKVDRGQVCVGDEVEIVGLKDTLKTTVTGVEMFRKEMDCGQAGDNCGVLIRGIGKEEVQRGMVLCKPGSITPHTKFEAEVYVLTKEEGGRHTPFFNNYRPQFYVRTTDVTGSVQLQEGTEMVMPGDNVKIDVELIAPIALEEGTRFAIREGGRTVGAGVVSKIIA
- a CDS encoding YaaA family protein translates to MKILLAPSETKKSGGEAPFRLEALLFDALLPYRTRLLHTYMNILQKKDMAELSAMFGLKKEADIKMHIKDIIHEPAMKAIERYTGVAFDHLNYPSLSPEAQNYVDEHVILCSNLFGFLRADDMIPEYRLKQGASVSDIKVEKYYQEHGAALMEAYLKDEEILDLRAGFYDKFYKPTKPYTTLKFIKEGKVVSHWAKAYRGIVLREVATAGIETINDFMKLPLEGLSIAEIQTKKNRTEIIYDIEL
- a CDS encoding SUI1 family translation initiation factor, producing the protein MKENLFEMGADIGDGWSSDNKEKTVTKKKVEIKPPQKHQLYLAKEKRRGKIVTIVKPFHLARQELKALLKTLKKKLGTGGTLKEESLEFQGDIPDKLRTTLEEMHYRFRV